A single region of the Drosophila takahashii strain IR98-3 E-12201 chromosome 2R, DtakHiC1v2, whole genome shotgun sequence genome encodes:
- the LOC123002529 gene encoding uncharacterized protein, with amino-acid sequence MIRYRVSPRYKQGEVLQGKRRPTKREFLSMMMSIYDPLGLISFFVMYAKTMFQEIWRSGCQWDDPILEAEWIKWKRWIHHIPNIEELCIPRCYMPKQLRGHQVEMHTFVDASESGFAAVCYLRIKFGPAIHCCLLGSKAKVAPLRLVSIPRLELMGATLGARLAYEVEKSLAMQICKRIFWTDSRTVLSWLRSDQRKYKQFVAFRVSEILDTTKQEDWRWVPTSQNVADEATKWTRTPDFSSGSRWLNGPKFLWQESEGWPTESAQKTDETDAELKVQFIGVCAWNESISHAQLIDPLRFSSWTRLLRSMAKVIWSLRRWKSKGLTAKQVEDSTTQEDLLMAESILWSDAQAEHYQDELALLRMGRPLTRKSSLYKLGPYLDGNGVLRLQERTKMGSGKDRVVLPSSSPITQLIIAELHAKLLHANHETLINELRQSFWIPKLRPTVARLRRSCQISVRNFIARRGRPVELWSDNGTNFQGASTELRRALDVLDKVQLEREFTGPEMKWKFIPPASPHMGGAWERLVRSVKVALYSILSSARPSDELLRGALMEVEMIVNSRPLTYIPVKDENEEALTPNHFLLGSSSGSKPATEPTVEGMLLKRSWMASQQLADMFWKRWLLEYLPVITRRGKWCHDSKPLEAGDIVYVCDPGNPRSSWPKGRILSVKLSADGQVRSATVKTISGVYVRPATKLAVLSIESNGVESSRNIPAGSVAIDYKN; translated from the exons ATGATCAGGTATCGCGTATCGCCAAGATACAAGCAAGGGGAAGTGCTGCAAGGGAAACGCCGCCCCACCAAGCGGGAGTTTCTAAGCATGATGATGTCCATATACGACCCGCTTGGACTCATTTCATTCTTCGTGATGTACGCCAAAACCATGTTTCAAGAGATTTGGCGGTCTGGATGTCAGTGGGACGACCCTATACTGGAAGCAGAATGGATCAAATGGAAGCGATGGATTCATCACATTCCCAATATCGAGGAATTGTGCATCCCCAGGTGCTATATGCCTAAACAGCTGCGGGGGCACCAGGTGGAGATGCACACCTTTGTAGATGCCAGCGAAAGTGGATTCGCAGCCGTGTGTTATCTACGAATCAAATTTGGACCCGCTATCCACTGCTGCTTGCTGGGCAGCAAAGCAAAGGTAGCTCCGCTGAGGCTGGTATCTATCCCACGTCTGGAACTCATGGGCGCTACTCTTGGCGCCAGGCTGGCATATGAAGTGGAAAAGTCACTTGCCATGCAGATTTGCAAACGGATATTCTGGACCGATTCGAGAACAGTGCTGAGCTGGCTGCGCTCGGATCAGAGGAAGTACAAGCAATTTGTGGCGTTTCGGGTAAGCGAAATATTAGATACCACAAAGCAGGAGGACTGGCGCTGGGTTCCAACTTCCCAAAATGTAGCAGACGAAGCTACGAAGTGGACCCGGACACCCGACTTCAGCAGCGGAAGCCGATGGCTAAATGGGCCAAAATTCCTATGGCAGGAATCAGAAGGCTGGCCAACTGAATCAGCCCAAAAAACCGACGAAACTGATGCTGAACTAAAGGTGCAGTTTATTGGAGTATGCGCATGGAACGAAAGCATAAGTCATGCACAGCTTATCGACCCGTTGAGATTCTCTTCTTGGACCAGACTACTGCGGAGTATGGCGAAAGTGATCTGGAGCCTTCGACGCTGGAAATCAAAAGGGCTGACAGCCAAACAAGTTGAAGACTCGACTACCCAAGAGGATCTTTTAATGGCAGAAAGTATCCTATGGTCAGATGCGCAGGCCGAGCACTACCAGGACGAGCTGGCATTGCTGCGCATGGGTCGACCTCTGACGAGGAAAAGTTCCTTGTACAAATTGGGGCCGTACCTCGACGGTAACGGTGTGTTACGACTTCAAGAGCGCACGAAGATGGGAAGCGGTAAGGATAGAGTGGTCCTACCTAGCAGTAGTCCCATCACCCAGCTTATCATTGCGGAGCTACACGCAAAGCTTCTGCATGCCAACCACGAGACCCTGATCAACGAGCTCCGACAGAGTTTCTGGATCCCCAAGCTGAGGCCAACCGTTGCACGCTTACGTCGATCCTGTCAAATAT CAGTGCGCAACTTCATAGCTCGGCGTGGCAGGCCCGTGGAACTGTGGAGCGACAACGGCACCAACTTCCAAGGGGCTAGTACCGAACTCCGGAGGGCACTGGACGTGCTGGACAAGGTTCAGCTGGAACGTGAGTTTACCGGCCCTGAGATGAAGTGGAAGTTCATCCCTCCTGCATCGCCCCACATGGGTGGGGCTTGGGAGCGCTTGGTGCGATCAGTGAAGGTGGCTCTGTACTCCATTCTATCAAGCGCACGACCCTCGGACGAGTTGCTTCGCGGGGCGCTAATGGAAGTAGAAATGATAGTGAACTCTCGGCCGCTCACCTACATCCCGGTAAAAGACGAGAATGAGGAGGCCCTCACACCTAATCATTTCCTGCTCGGGAGTTCAAGTGGAAGTAAGCCGGCTACGGAACCTACTGTCGAAGGAATGCTGCTCAAAAGGAGCTGGATGGCATCGCAGCAGCTTGCGGATATGTTCTGGAAGCGGTGGCTATTGGAATACCTGCCGGTGATCACGAGACGTGGGAAATGGTGTCACGATAGCAAACCGCTAGAGGCAGGAGACATTGTTTACGTCTGCGACCCTGGCAACCCCAGATCCAGCTGGCCCAAAGGCCGTATCTTGAGCGTGAAGCTCAGCGCAGATGGACAAGTGAGGAGCGCTACAGTGAAGACGATCTCTGGAGTATACGTGAGACCAGCCACGAAGCTTGCAGTTCTATCTATCGAGTCTAATGGGGTAGAATCCAGTCGGAATATACCGGCGGGGAGTGTTGCGATAGATTATAAGAACTAG
- the LOC123002530 gene encoding uncharacterized protein gives MDQSTEPSGEESHAFKCSLCQIANEDVTLVCNGSECESMCHPGCAEERVDGVGWICAACEADAHEQNHMTFRSGKLEETVPSKEYNTTPQGGDPDEQGADGAPTSKREALHLREELTLLEEEDHILKLRQQLLQRRRELLSRSAAERADLSWTANVPEACSTQACQKPQVSNNTLLDVPGFNSKKSSYPWMLSTGGERDTVVMSGRPAARISAEQLAARKTNVADLVKFSGKPEDWPMFLATYEQSTELCGFSDAENLMRLRHALEGPAKLAVRSLMLHADCVPQILSTLEMRFGRPEIIIDLLLKQIKQFPSVRENKLENIVDFAMEVQNVCATMKASKLEQYLNNPALTQELVSKLPCILQTFWGMHKMTLRVCTLADFSAWLSQMAQGANSVMVPSSQGRSERRGVVNTHVVRKACKVCLKNCGSVQECRKFLEMTTSDRWKMTRRLGLCWRCFSNHTVQSCGMAGTCGLEGCQQKHHPLLHRESREGVQANCNAHRQDAAAAVLFRVVPVTLYSNGNQVNTHAFLDDGSSLTLIDEPLLAALGVKGQRQPLCMQWTAGMHRYEDESVRVDLQISGAGMTKVYNLRDVHSVKALDLPAQTLDVDHLKNKYKHLRHLPLGGYAGAQPRLLIGLNNCGLGRALRTREGSLEEPIAEKTRLGWTVKGGGTTSSTDAEIRRYHVFQICACEEDNNKEILRLLRQHLWSEQEVGYGAECKSQSDDDLLAVRQLEANTMRVEGRFETSLLWRHKDSDLPDSLPTALKRAHCLNQKLLRQPDLASEVRRQLDEYVRKGYARPISPTEAVESPYWYLPIFPVVNVNKPGKLRIVWDAAARSEGISLNSLLLKEPAQLAPLVPILRRYRERRVAIGGDIAEMFHQVRIRAEDQRYQRFIFIDPETQKRENYVMQVMTFGASCSPSCAQFVKNRNASEFEKQYPRAVKCILENHYVDDMLDSVDTEEEAINLARTVHHIHSQAGFHIRNWVSNSRTVLEALGQEKGAMVQLDENADKGTEKVLGMWWDTKKI, from the coding sequence ATGGATCAATCTACCGAACCCAGCGGCGAGGAAAGCCATGCTTTTAAATGTTCCCTATGTCAAATAGCGAACGAGGATGTCACACTTGTCTGCAATGGCAGCGAATGTGAAAGCATGTGCCACCCAGGTTGCGCCGAGGAAAGGGTAGACGGAGTAGGTTGGATCTGCGCAGCGTGCGAGGCTGATGCCCACGAGCAGAATCACATGACGTTCAGATCAGGAAAGCTCGAGGAAACGGTTCCTTCAAAGGAATACAACACAACCCCACAAGGTGGAGACCCGGACGAGCAAGGAGCGGATGGAGCCCCTACATCGAAGAGGGAAGCACTGCACCTGCGCGAGGAGTTGACGTTGTTAGAAGAAGAGGACCACATTCTAAAACTGAGGCAGCAACTACTGCAGAGGCGAAGGGAGCTTCTGTCGAGGTCCGCAGCGGAGCGGGCTGACCTCAGTTGGACGGCAAATGTGCCGGAGGCATGCAGTACCCAAGCGTGCCAGAAACCCCAAGTGTCGAACAACACATTACTGGATGTACCAGGGTTCAACAGTAAGAAGTCATCTTACCCATGGATGTTGAGTACCGGCGGGGAGCGTGACACTGTAGTCATGTCGGGCCGACCAGCAGCCAGAATATCAGCAGAGCAGCTGGCTGCGCGGAAAACTAATGTTGCTGACTTGGTAAAGTTTTCCGGAAAGCCTGAGGACTGGCCCATGTTCCTGGCCACGTACGAACAGTCGACCGAGCTATGTGGGTTTTCCGACGCCGAGAACCTGATGCGGCTGCGCCACGCACTGGAGGGTCCAGCAAAGTTAGCGGTTCGGAGCTTAATGCTACACGCAGACTGCGTTCCGCAGATATTGTCCACATTGGAGATGCGTTTCGGAAGGCCGGAAATAATAATCGATTTGTtgcttaaacaaataaaacaatttcccTCGGTGAGGGAAAACAAGTTGGAGAACATAGTCGACTTTGCTATGGAGGTGCAAAACGTGTGCGCCACCATGAAGGCGTCCAAGTTGGAGCAGTACCTCAACAACCCTGCTCTAACGCAAGAATTGGTATCCAAACTGCCATGCATACTCCAGACCTTTTGGGGCATGCACAAGATGACTCTACGTGTGTGTACCCTGGCAGACTTTAGCGCATGGCTCTCGCAGATGGCGCAAGGAGCGAACAGCGTTATGGTTCCCAGTTCGCAAGGAAGGTCTGAGAGGCGAGGAGTGGTGAATACGCACGTGGTGCGTAAGGCATGCAAGGTGTGTCTAAAGAACTGTGGATCAGTTCAGGAGTGCAGAAAGTTCCTGGAGATGACAACTTCAGATCGTTGGAAGATGACCAGGCGATTAGGACTATGCTGGCGGTGCTTCTCAAATCACACAGTCCAGTCTTGCGGTATGGCTGGCACTTGCGGCTTAGAAGGGTGTCAGCAGAAGCACCACCCATTGCTACATCGGGAGAGCCGTGAAGGTGTTCAGGCTAACTGTAATGCTCATCGTCAAGACGCAGCAGCTGCTGTGCTGTTTCGCGTCGTACCAGTGACGCTTTACTCCAATGGGAATCAAGTTAACACACACGCCTTTTTAGACGACGGATCTTCTCTCACCCTGATTGATGAACCCCTGTTGGCGGCCCTAGGAGTGAAGGGACAACGACAGCCTCTCTGTATGCAGTGGACCGCAGGGATGCATCGCTACGAAGACGAATCCGTTAGAGTGGATCTTCAAATCTCGGGTGCCGGCATGACCAAGGTATACAATTTGAGAGATGTTCACTCTGTCAAAGCACTTGATCTCCCGGCGCAAACGTTGGATGTCGACCATCTGAAGAACAAGTACAAGCACCTAAGACACTTACCACTAGGAGGCTACGCTGGAGCCCAACCGAGACTGCTGATCGGTCTTAACAACTGCGGTCTTGGACGCGCCCTCCGCACAAGGGAAGGCAGTCTGGAGGAACCCATCGCCGAGAAGACCCGACTAGGATGGACGGTTAAAGGCGGTGGAACAACGTCCTCTACGGATGCGGAAATCAGAAGATATCATGTATTCCAGATATGTGCTTGTGAGGAGGACAACAATAAAGAGATTCTGCGACTTCTCCGACAACACCTGTGGTCGGAACAGGAAGTGGGTTACGGAGCGGAGTGTAAATCCCAATCTGATGACGATCTTCTGGCCGTCCGGCAATTGGAGGCAAATACGATGCGCGTCGAAGGACGGTTTGAGACCAGCCTGCTGTGGAGGCATAAGGATAGTGATCTACCCGATAGTCTGCCCACCGCCCTCAAGCGAGCACATTGTCTTAATCAGAAGCTGTTGCGTCAACCAGACCTGGCTAGCGAGGTGCGACGACAACTAGACGAGTACGTACGGAAAGGATATGCAAGACCAATCTCACCAACAGAAGCAGTTGAAAGCCCTTACTGGTATCTGCCAATATTCCCCGTAGTCAACGTTAATAAGCCGGGAAAGCTTCGCATTGTGTGGGACGCAGCCGCAAGAAGCGAGGGTATTTCACTTAACTCTCTACTGCTGAAAGAGCCAGCTCAACTGGCGCCTCTGGTGCCCATACTACGCAGGTACCGAGAAAGGCGAGTGGCCATCGGCGGAGACATTGCGGAAATGTTTCACCAGGTGAGAATACGCGCAGAAGATCAAAGGTATCAACGCTTCATATTCATAGACCCGGAAACGCAAAAGCGGGAGAACTACGTTATGCAAGTAATGACCTTTGGGGCAAGTTGCTCCCCAAGCTGCGCGCAATTTGTGAAGAACCGAAATGCCAGTGAATTCGAGAAGCAGTATCCGAGAGCCGTGAAGTGCATTCTTGAGAATCACTATGTAGACGACATGCTGGATAGTGTTGACACAGAAGAAGAGGCAATTAACTTGGCCAGAACCGTGCACCATATACATTCTCAAGCGGGATTCCACATACGAAACTGGGTTTCCAACTCCCGAACAGTCCTGGAGGCACTAGGACAAGAGAAGGGTGCGATGGTACAACTGGATGAGAACGCTGACAAGGGTACAGAGAAGGTTCTTGGCATGTGGTGGGATACAAAGAAGATATGA